A part of Cardiocondyla obscurior isolate alpha-2009 linkage group LG23, Cobs3.1, whole genome shotgun sequence genomic DNA contains:
- the LOC139111327 gene encoding pikachurin-like: MSFNPTDTENGILMYSSHSDEGLGDFAAIVIKDSHVEFRFDIGSGMTTVRSPYIVQPGVWTYVTVNRDFKDAKLSVNGEPFTEGKSLGPARTMNLNTPLYIGGVDHRRITVNQNVGVERSFRGCISELEVSSVSLNIVKSSIDAANIEDCSEPHPNQTMFHAAVTTPASTQPTTIYNPCASNPCIHGQCQSLNDDYSCTCEYGYAGQNCEKMQKQCEFLTPCKNGGTCTDLHDSYKCDCRLGYNGQKCDKLAEITYDVAFKGDGWLELDRSIMMHGEEREVLGLEISTNKSHGLIMWHGQTPNDLTPDDYIAVAVVDGYVEYQYNLGSGPAVIRVTAQRVDDGERHRIILKRQGSDGSIELNGEHTESGVSDGLQQILNTRGSVYLGGLPDYAMTYGKYHNGFSGCIYTLEVQDSGAIDIGEKAIRGVNVSPCTSDRTDRLPTRGDFGWY; encoded by the exons ATGAGTTTTAATCCTACGGACACCGAAAACGGAATCCTGATGTACAGCTCTCACAGTGACGAAGGCCTCGGAGATTTTGCAGCAATCGTGATAAAGGACAGCCACGTCGAATTTCGCTTTGATATCGGCTCCGGAATGACGACGGTAAGATCACCTTATATCGTTCAGCCTGGGGTGTGGACGTACGTGACGGTGAATCGAGATTTCAAAGATGCGAAATTGTCGGTGAACGGTGAGCCATTTACTGAAGGGAAATCTCTCGGACCTGCGAGAACCATGAATCTAAATACTCCTCTTTACATCGGTGGAGTAGATCACAGAAGAATCACGGTTAATCAAAACGTCGGTGTTGAGCGCAGCTTCCGTGGATGCATAAGTGaa CTTGAAGTATCATCGGTTAGTTTGAATATAGTAAAGTCATCGATCGACGCGGCCAATATTGAGGACTGTTCAGAGCCTCATCCGAATCAGACAATGTTTCATGCTGCTGTCACAACTCCGGCATCTACGCAGCCAACAACAATATACAATCCTTGTGCATCAAATCCCTGCATTCATGGCCAGTGTCAAAGTCTAAACGACGACTATTCGTGCACATGCGAATACGGATACGCGGGTCAAAATTGCGAGAAAATGCAGAAACAATGTGAGTTTCTTACTCCGTGCAAAAACGGCGGTACCTGCACAGACCTTCACGATTCTTACAAATGTGATTGTCGCCTCGGATACAATGGACAAAAGTGcgacaaat tGGCAGAGATCACGTACGACGTTGCCTTCAAAGGAGATGGGTGGCTAGAGCTAGACAGATCTATCATGATGCACGGAGAAGAACGCGAGGTTTTAGGTCTTGAAATCAGCACTAACAAAAGCCACGGATTGATTATGTGGCACGGTCAAACACCAAATGACCTAACTCCTGATGATTACATTGCCGTTGCTGTAGTAGATGG aTATGTAGAATATCAATACAACTTAGGCTCTGGTCCCGCTGTGATTCGCGTCACCGCTCAGCGTGTCGACGACGGAGAACGGCATAGGATAATCTTGAAACGTCAAGGAAGCGACGGCAGTATCGAATTGAACGGCGAGCACACCGAGAGCGGTGTTAGCGACGGGCTTCAGCAGATTCTGAACACGAGAGGTAGTGTTTACTTGGGTGGCCTGCCAGATTACGCAATGACTTATGGCAAGTATCACAACGGATTCTCCGGTTGCATTTACACACTGGAAGTGCAGGATTCAGGAGCTATCGATATCGGCGAGAAGGCCATCAGGGGAGTAAACGTCTCACCATGCACTAG tgaTCGAACTGATAGACTTCCCACGCGTGGTGACTTTGGATGGtactga